In a genomic window of Candidatus Hadarchaeales archaeon:
- a CDS encoding replication/maintenance protein RepL — protein MRKAEWVLREILYRVYEENEFFMSQKSLAETCGVSLDTVNKVVGRLEAFRSLEKKPFGFRVVEPKKILLYWAATRDLRREILYSTYSPHSPAEIEEALPENSLLTAFSGCKRRLGCAEDYEEVYVYCHPEPVRKKFGERTHLPPNLFVLRGDPHLYRRSREGVPSLAQIYVDLWQIGGTHANRHLMKLERKMELRPVEVLKELARTAKEGNRERETPEVSER, from the coding sequence TTGAGGAAGGCGGAGTGGGTTCTTAGAGAAATCCTCTACAGGGTCTACGAGGAGAACGAGTTCTTCATGAGCCAAAAGAGCCTGGCCGAGACCTGTGGGGTCTCACTGGATACCGTGAACAAGGTAGTGGGAAGGCTGGAGGCTTTCAGGAGCCTGGAAAAGAAGCCCTTCGGATTCAGGGTGGTAGAACCCAAGAAGATCCTCCTCTACTGGGCCGCGACCAGGGACCTGAGGAGGGAAATTCTTTATTCCACCTACTCCCCCCACTCCCCCGCAGAAATAGAGGAAGCCCTGCCAGAAAACTCCCTCCTCACGGCCTTTTCTGGGTGCAAGAGGAGGTTGGGATGCGCTGAGGACTATGAGGAGGTTTACGTGTACTGCCACCCCGAGCCCGTCAGAAAAAAGTTTGGGGAGAGAACCCATCTTCCCCCCAACCTCTTCGTGCTGCGGGGAGACCCGCACCTCTACAGGAGGAGCAGGGAAGGTGTTCCCTCCTTGGCCCAGATCTATGTGGACCTCTGGCAAATCGGGGGAACCCATGCCAACCGGCATTTGATGAAACTGGAGAGGAAGATGGAACTCAGACCGGTGGAGGTCCTGAAGGAGCTGGCGAGGACGGCTAAGGAAGGGAATAGGGAAAGGGAAACTCCGGAAGTATCCGAAAGATGA